One segment of Bacillus alkalisoli DNA contains the following:
- a CDS encoding toprim domain-containing protein has protein sequence MGTFETEKVIIVEGKSDKKKIEQIIKEPVTILCTNGTISIAKLDELIEEFFDKEVYVLVDADPAGEKLRKLFKREFPEAEHIYIDRTYKEVACAPSHHIATVLLSANIHIHAQFL, from the coding sequence ATGGGGACGTTTGAGACAGAAAAGGTCATCATTGTAGAGGGAAAGTCAGATAAAAAGAAGATCGAACAAATTATTAAAGAACCTGTAACCATTTTATGTACGAATGGAACGATTAGTATTGCAAAGCTAGACGAACTAATTGAAGAATTTTTTGATAAAGAAGTGTATGTTTTAGTCGATGCTGACCCTGCTGGAGAAAAGCTCCGAAAATTATTTAAGAGGGAATTTCCAGAAGCAGAACATATTTATATAGATCGAACGTATAAAGAGGTAGCTTGTGCACCATCTCATCATATCGCAACTGTTTTGTTAAGTGCTAACATTCATATACACGCACAATTCTTATAG
- a CDS encoding thioredoxin family protein, which yields MNEWTKEKLEQEIEKSQLTAIYFYTPMCGTCNVASKMMSVIVELFPTIHFGKSDVNYIQPLASHWQIESVPCLIVFHKGKMLEKLYAFHSVDYLYRLFQNLQNIYGETPKV from the coding sequence ATGAACGAGTGGACGAAGGAGAAATTGGAGCAAGAGATAGAAAAATCTCAACTAACGGCTATTTATTTTTACACTCCTATGTGTGGTACATGTAATGTTGCGAGTAAAATGATGTCTGTAATCGTTGAACTTTTTCCAACGATACACTTCGGAAAAAGTGATGTGAATTACATTCAACCTTTAGCCTCACACTGGCAAATAGAAAGTGTACCTTGTCTAATTGTTTTCCATAAAGGAAAAATGCTAGAAAAACTATATGCTTTCCATTCTGTCGATTACTTGTATCGGCTATTTCAAAATTTACAAAATATTTACGGAGAAACACCTAAAGTTTAG
- a CDS encoding MFS transporter, translating to MTALWLNFKRDFNLYNRNIRLFFITNILTQIGLGIFMIMYNFYIRELGYSEQVNGNMIAMTALASAIILIPAGIISDKIGRKKVMVFGLFFSSFFLLFRSTFEGELLLLTCAFLSGLTLAFLQVTAIPWLAENSTNSERVKLFSRHFAVMMIANVVGNLLGGVLTDIFLFFGLTSVSSVRWTLIIGVAIYLGGILPILKMVEKKRETKLKDRISIRNLLTTNKTQLKLIASFTIANILIGFGSGLVIPYLNLYFADRFDTTNTTIGFVLSMGQAVTAVAMIIGPALVRRIGEIKAVVLLQVLSLPFMLITAFTNVFWLAVLGFLFRQALMNAANPIITSMMMERVEDKFKGLANSVNQMVFSLGWASMGPVSMSIVFYFGQYWGYAFVFSITAVLYLTSAVYFYFIFSRKKSINSQRSLLSKIS from the coding sequence ATGACAGCACTTTGGCTAAATTTTAAACGTGACTTTAATTTATATAATAGAAACATTCGTCTCTTTTTCATTACGAATATCCTGACTCAAATCGGTCTCGGTATTTTTATGATCATGTACAACTTCTATATAAGAGAGTTAGGATATTCCGAACAAGTAAATGGGAACATGATTGCCATGACTGCTTTAGCCTCTGCAATCATCTTAATTCCTGCTGGTATCATAAGCGATAAAATTGGTCGTAAAAAAGTGATGGTATTTGGCTTGTTTTTCTCCTCTTTCTTTTTACTTTTTAGAAGTACATTTGAAGGAGAACTATTATTACTAACTTGTGCATTTTTATCTGGTCTAACACTAGCGTTTCTTCAAGTAACGGCTATTCCATGGCTAGCGGAAAACTCAACAAATTCCGAGCGTGTTAAATTGTTTAGTCGACATTTTGCCGTTATGATGATAGCTAATGTTGTCGGAAATTTACTAGGCGGTGTTTTAACAGACATATTCCTGTTTTTTGGACTAACGTCAGTAAGTAGTGTTAGATGGACATTAATTATTGGAGTAGCCATTTACTTAGGTGGAATTTTACCAATTTTGAAGATGGTAGAAAAGAAGCGAGAGACAAAACTCAAAGATAGAATATCCATTAGAAATCTTTTAACTACTAATAAAACACAACTAAAATTAATCGCTAGTTTTACAATAGCGAACATATTAATCGGATTCGGCTCAGGCCTAGTTATTCCATATTTGAACCTTTATTTTGCAGACCGATTCGATACGACAAATACAACCATTGGATTTGTTCTTTCCATGGGGCAGGCAGTAACTGCAGTAGCTATGATTATAGGTCCAGCATTAGTAAGAAGGATTGGGGAAATAAAAGCCGTCGTTTTGCTACAAGTTTTATCGTTACCTTTTATGCTTATTACTGCTTTTACGAACGTATTCTGGCTAGCAGTACTTGGATTCTTATTTAGACAAGCATTAATGAATGCAGCAAACCCAATCATTACATCCATGATGATGGAAAGAGTGGAAGATAAATTTAAAGGGCTTGCCAATTCAGTCAATCAAATGGTATTCTCCCTCGGTTGGGCAAGTATGGGGCCAGTTTCTATGTCTATCGTCTTCTATTTTGGACAATATTGGGGATATGCCTTTGTATTTAGTATTACAGCAGTCTTATATTTAACAAGTGCTGTGTATTTCTATTTCATTTTTTCTAGAAAAAAGTCGATAAATAGCCAACGAAGTTTGTTGTCTAAAATATCATAA
- a CDS encoding methionine ABC transporter ATP-binding protein — protein MINLQNVKKVFLAKSGNVTAVDNINLEIDKGEIFGIIGYSGAGKSTLIRMLNGLEVPSSGDVVVAGRNISKIKGKQLREARQEISMIFQHFNLLWSRTVRENIAFPLEIAGIARKERQERVEELIKLVGLEGREDAYPSQLSGGQKQRVGIARALANNPKVLLCDEATSALDPQTTDSILELLVDINKRLGLTIVLITHEMHVIQKICHRVAVMENGAVVEQGNVLDVFRKPKQNITKKFVQQVSEPEEAEETIQHLVAQYREGKIIQLTFVGETAEQPIITNIIRKFDISINILQGKVSHTQNGPYGTLIIHLDGDEQEIEKALDFIRQEQVELEVVQNV, from the coding sequence ATGATCAACTTACAAAATGTTAAAAAAGTTTTTTTAGCGAAAAGTGGAAACGTAACAGCGGTTGATAATATCAACCTTGAAATAGATAAGGGCGAAATCTTCGGCATTATTGGCTACAGCGGCGCTGGTAAAAGTACATTAATCCGAATGCTGAATGGATTGGAAGTACCATCAAGTGGAGATGTTGTGGTTGCAGGGAGAAACATTTCGAAGATTAAAGGGAAGCAACTAAGAGAAGCTAGACAAGAAATAAGTATGATCTTTCAACATTTCAACCTACTTTGGTCTAGAACGGTTCGAGAAAACATCGCGTTTCCTCTAGAGATTGCCGGAATTGCAAGAAAAGAGAGACAAGAAAGAGTAGAAGAATTAATTAAACTAGTTGGTTTAGAAGGTAGAGAAGATGCCTATCCATCCCAACTAAGTGGTGGTCAAAAGCAAAGGGTAGGTATTGCTAGAGCATTAGCAAATAATCCGAAAGTGCTACTTTGTGATGAAGCAACATCAGCTTTAGACCCACAAACAACGGATTCGATTTTAGAGTTGTTAGTAGATATAAACAAACGATTAGGATTAACAATTGTCTTAATAACACACGAAATGCATGTTATTCAAAAAATATGCCATAGAGTAGCGGTAATGGAAAATGGAGCGGTAGTTGAGCAAGGGAATGTACTAGATGTTTTCCGTAAACCAAAGCAAAACATTACGAAAAAATTTGTTCAGCAAGTTTCAGAACCAGAGGAAGCAGAAGAAACAATTCAACATTTAGTTGCCCAGTACCGAGAAGGAAAAATTATTCAACTGACTTTTGTAGGCGAAACGGCAGAACAGCCAATCATAACGAACATTATTCGAAAGTTTGATATTAGTATAAACATCTTGCAAGGAAAAGTATCGCATACGCAAAACGGACCTTATGGAACGTTAATCATCCACTTAGATGGTGACGAACAAGAAATTGAAAAAGCGTTAGATTTTATCAGGCAGGAGCAAGTAGAACTGGAGGTGGTCCAAAATGTTTGA
- a CDS encoding methionine ABC transporter permease, with protein MFDQVNWDRMWDATIETVYMTSISVVITFILGILLGLLLFLTSKGNLLENKLINGITSSVVNIFRSIPFIILIVLLIPFTKVLVGTIIGANAALPALIIGAAPFYARMVEIALREIDKGVIEAARSMGAKTSTIIWKVLLPESMPALVSGITVTAIAIVGYTAMAGFVGAGGLGNLAFLDGFQKFNTVVTVVCTVIILIIVFIIQFIGDTITRKLDKR; from the coding sequence ATGTTTGATCAAGTGAATTGGGATCGAATGTGGGATGCTACCATCGAAACAGTCTATATGACATCAATCTCTGTTGTAATTACTTTTATTCTTGGTATACTTCTAGGTTTACTCTTATTTTTAACATCAAAAGGGAACCTACTAGAAAACAAATTAATAAATGGTATCACTTCATCCGTAGTAAATATTTTTCGGTCCATACCTTTTATCATTTTAATTGTCTTATTAATACCTTTTACAAAAGTTTTAGTTGGAACGATTATCGGTGCGAATGCGGCCCTACCAGCCTTAATCATTGGAGCGGCTCCATTTTACGCACGAATGGTTGAAATTGCATTAAGAGAAATTGATAAAGGTGTCATTGAGGCAGCAAGGTCAATGGGTGCTAAAACATCGACAATAATATGGAAAGTTCTTTTACCAGAATCAATGCCTGCCTTAGTTTCAGGAATTACCGTAACGGCAATCGCAATTGTTGGCTATACGGCAATGGCAGGATTTGTTGGAGCAGGTGGTCTAGGTAACTTAGCGTTCTTAGATGGCTTCCAAAAATTCAATACAGTGGTAACAGTTGTTTGTACAGTCATCATTTTAATCATCGTATTTATCATCCAATTTATTGGAGATACAATAACAAGAAAATTAGACAAAAGATAG
- a CDS encoding MetQ/NlpA family ABC transporter substrate-binding protein, with protein MKKLIGFALVTLLAVVLTACGGSKGIQEGKLVVGASNVPHAEILEQIKPVLKEQGIELEIKVFQDYVLPNQTLRDKELDANYFQHIPYLTAQNADHDYNFVNVGGIHIEPIGVYSTKHARLEDLPEGAEILVSSAVPDHGRVLSMLQEKGLITLTEGVERTKATIEDIVENPKGLKFNTNFEAAFLPTAYKNGEGDAILINGNYAIGAGIDPAEEAIALESPENNPYVNVIAVRKEDENNAQIKALVEALQTEAVQNFILEKYQGSVIPAGKQ; from the coding sequence ATGAAAAAATTAATTGGTTTTGCATTAGTTACATTATTAGCAGTAGTTTTAACAGCATGTGGTGGGTCTAAAGGTATTCAAGAAGGTAAGTTAGTTGTTGGAGCTTCTAACGTGCCACACGCAGAAATTTTAGAACAAATTAAGCCAGTATTAAAAGAACAAGGGATAGAATTAGAAATTAAAGTGTTTCAAGATTATGTTTTACCTAACCAAACGTTACGTGACAAAGAGCTTGATGCAAACTACTTTCAGCATATTCCTTATTTAACAGCACAAAATGCTGACCATGATTATAATTTTGTTAATGTTGGAGGCATTCACATTGAACCAATTGGCGTATATTCTACAAAACACGCAAGACTAGAGGACTTACCAGAAGGTGCAGAAATTTTAGTAAGTAGTGCGGTACCTGATCATGGTCGTGTTTTATCGATGTTACAAGAAAAAGGTTTAATCACATTAACAGAAGGCGTAGAGCGTACAAAAGCAACGATTGAGGATATTGTAGAAAATCCAAAAGGTTTAAAGTTCAACACAAATTTCGAAGCGGCTTTCTTACCAACTGCATATAAAAATGGCGAAGGCGATGCAATCCTAATTAACGGTAACTATGCAATTGGTGCAGGTATTGACCCAGCTGAAGAAGCAATCGCTTTAGAGTCTCCTGAAAATAACCCATATGTTAATGTTATTGCTGTTCGTAAAGAAGATGAGAACAATGCACAAATTAAAGCATTAGTAGAAGCTTTACAAACAGAAGCAGTTCAAAACTTTATTTTAGAAAAATACCAAGGTTCTGTCATTCCAGCTGGAAAGCAGTAA
- a CDS encoding carboxymuconolactone decarboxylase family protein: MEYQPRNFAEGALHEYKAGLGLFSEKMPELAHHYNQFTEACFKEGALDQKQKQLIALGVSVFSQDEYCIVYHTKGCIDHGCTEEEMLEACGVTAAFGGGAAMSQAVTLVQECISDFNQLKQ, from the coding sequence ATGGAATATCAACCACGCAATTTTGCTGAAGGAGCACTACATGAATATAAAGCTGGCTTAGGTTTATTTTCAGAAAAAATGCCTGAATTAGCACATCACTATAATCAATTTACGGAAGCCTGCTTTAAAGAAGGTGCCCTAGATCAGAAACAAAAGCAATTGATTGCTTTAGGAGTAAGTGTGTTCTCACAAGACGAATATTGCATTGTGTACCATACAAAAGGTTGTATCGATCACGGATGTACGGAAGAAGAGATGTTAGAAGCTTGTGGTGTGACAGCAGCATTCGGTGGAGGAGCTGCGATGAGTCAAGCAGTTACTCTTGTGCAAGAGTGTATCTCAGATTTTAACCAACTAAAACAATAG
- the sufC gene encoding Fe-S cluster assembly ATPase SufC, with product MMGSKLTIKDLHVSIEDKEILKGVTLEVKGGEIHVIMGPNGTGKSTLSSAIMGHPKYEVTSGSISFDDEDVLEMEVDERAQAGIFLAMQYPSEITGVTNADFLRSAINARREEGEEISLMKFIRKMDKNMEFLEMDPAMAQRYLNEGFSGGEKKRNEILQLMMIEPKIAILDEIDSGLDIDALKVVSKGINQMRGDDFGCLIITHYQRLLNYITPDFVHVMMQGRIVKSGGPELAHRLEAEGYDWIKQELGIEDETVGQEA from the coding sequence ATTATGGGTTCTAAATTAACAATTAAAGATTTACATGTGTCTATCGAGGACAAAGAAATCTTAAAAGGTGTAACTCTTGAAGTAAAAGGTGGAGAAATCCACGTAATCATGGGTCCAAATGGTACAGGTAAATCTACGCTTTCTTCTGCAATTATGGGTCATCCAAAATATGAAGTTACAAGCGGTAGCATTTCTTTTGATGATGAGGACGTATTAGAAATGGAAGTTGACGAGCGTGCTCAAGCAGGTATTTTTCTAGCTATGCAATACCCAAGCGAAATCACAGGTGTTACAAACGCTGACTTCTTACGTTCTGCAATAAACGCACGTCGTGAAGAAGGCGAAGAAATTTCTTTAATGAAATTCATTCGTAAAATGGACAAAAACATGGAATTCCTAGAAATGGATCCAGCAATGGCACAACGTTACTTAAACGAAGGGTTCTCTGGAGGAGAAAAGAAACGTAACGAAATCCTACAATTAATGATGATTGAGCCAAAAATCGCTATCTTAGATGAAATTGATTCTGGGTTAGATATTGATGCATTAAAAGTTGTATCTAAAGGTATTAACCAAATGCGCGGCGACGATTTCGGCTGCTTAATTATTACTCACTATCAACGTTTATTAAACTACATCACTCCTGACTTCGTACACGTTATGATGCAAGGTCGTATCGTTAAATCTGGTGGACCAGAATTAGCACATCGTTTAGAAGCAGAAGGTTACGATTGGATTAAGCAAGAATTAGGTATTGAAGACGAAACAGTTGGGCAAGAAGCGTAA
- the sufD gene encoding Fe-S cluster assembly protein SufD, with protein sequence MTLETTKLPFDQEYVSNFSKGHGEPQWLLDLRLQALALAEELPLPKPDKTKITKWNFTNFQNHTVESNITSIDSLPENVKSLLDVDHVPNVYVQVDNTPIFSSISEDLAAKGVIFTDIISAAKNHSDLVQKYFMKDGVKVDEHKLTALHAALLNGGAFLYVPKNVEIADPIQAIYVHDKAEAMFNHVLIVAEDNASVTYVENYISINDGEGAIFNIITEVIANNNANVIYGAVDTLGKGVTTYVNRRGVTGRDAKIEWALGLMNDGDTISENITNLVGDGSMGDTKTVVVGRGEQKQNFTTSVIHFGKRTDGQILKHGVMKDSASSVFNGIGKIEHGASKSNAEQESRVLMLSEKARGDANPILLIDEDDVTAGHAASAGRVDPLQLYYLMSRGISKQEAERLVIHGFLAPVVKALPIEKVRKQLVEVIERKVK encoded by the coding sequence ATGACGTTAGAAACGACGAAATTACCGTTTGACCAAGAATACGTAAGCAACTTCTCTAAAGGTCACGGAGAACCTCAGTGGTTGCTAGATCTTCGCTTACAAGCTCTTGCACTAGCGGAAGAACTTCCGTTACCAAAGCCTGATAAGACGAAGATTACAAAATGGAACTTTACAAACTTCCAAAACCATACAGTTGAAAGTAACATCACTTCTATAGATTCTTTACCAGAAAACGTAAAATCATTATTAGATGTTGATCATGTACCAAACGTTTATGTGCAAGTGGATAACACACCAATTTTTTCTTCTATTAGTGAAGATTTAGCTGCAAAAGGTGTTATTTTTACGGACATCATTTCTGCTGCAAAGAATCATAGTGATTTAGTACAAAAATACTTCATGAAAGATGGAGTAAAAGTAGATGAGCATAAGCTAACTGCTTTACATGCAGCTTTATTAAACGGTGGAGCATTCCTTTACGTTCCTAAAAACGTGGAAATTGCTGATCCAATTCAAGCTATTTATGTACACGACAAAGCAGAAGCAATGTTTAACCATGTGTTAATCGTTGCAGAAGACAACGCTTCTGTAACATATGTAGAAAACTACATTTCTATAAATGATGGCGAAGGTGCTATCTTCAATATCATCACGGAAGTTATTGCTAACAACAATGCGAATGTTATTTACGGGGCAGTAGATACACTAGGTAAAGGTGTAACAACTTACGTAAACCGTCGTGGAGTTACAGGACGTGACGCGAAAATTGAGTGGGCATTAGGCTTAATGAACGATGGTGACACGATTTCTGAAAACATCACGAACCTTGTGGGCGATGGCTCTATGGGTGACACGAAAACAGTTGTAGTTGGCCGTGGAGAACAAAAGCAAAACTTTACGACAAGTGTTATTCACTTTGGTAAAAGAACAGATGGACAAATATTAAAGCACGGTGTTATGAAAGATAGTGCTAGTTCTGTATTTAATGGAATTGGTAAAATCGAGCATGGCGCTTCAAAATCAAATGCAGAGCAAGAATCTCGCGTATTAATGCTTTCTGAAAAAGCTCGTGGAGATGCGAACCCAATTCTTCTAATTGACGAAGATGATGTAACAGCAGGTCACGCAGCTTCTGCAGGTCGTGTAGATCCACTTCAACTTTACTACTTAATGAGCCGTGGTATTTCAAAGCAAGAAGCAGAGCGCTTAGTAATTCATGGATTCTTAGCACCAGTAGTAAAAGCTCTTCCAATTGAAAAAGTGAGAAAGCAGTTAGTTGAAGTGATTGAAAGGAAAGTAAAATAA
- a CDS encoding cysteine desulfurase — protein MNIQDIRRQFPILHQEVNGHPLVYLDSAATSQKPLAVIEALDKYYREYNSNVHRGVHTLGTRATDGYEGARDKVKKFINAKHREEIIFTRGTTTALNLVASSYARANLKEGDEIVITYMEHHSNIIPWQQVARATGSTLKYLPLQQDGTITIQDAEATITENTKIVSIMQVSNVLGTINPIKEITEIAHRKGAIMVVDGAQSTPHMKVDVQDLDCDFFALSGHKMGAPTGIGALYGKKSLLDKMEPIEFGGEMIDFVGLQESTWKELPWKFEGGTPIIAGAIGLGAAIDFLQEVGLENIAAHEHKLAHYAMERMSEIEGITIFGPKERAGLVTFNIEDVHPHDVATVLDAEGIAVRAGHHCAQPLMKWLNVSSTARASFYLYNTEEEIDKLVAGLVKTKEYFSDVF, from the coding sequence ATGAATATCCAGGATATTCGTAGGCAGTTTCCTATCCTTCATCAAGAGGTTAACGGCCATCCGTTAGTTTATCTAGACAGTGCAGCAACGTCGCAAAAGCCACTAGCTGTTATCGAAGCTTTAGATAAATACTATCGCGAATATAATTCTAACGTTCACCGCGGTGTGCATACACTCGGAACGAGAGCGACAGACGGATATGAAGGTGCTCGTGATAAAGTGAAGAAATTCATTAACGCGAAACACCGTGAAGAAATTATTTTTACTCGTGGAACAACTACAGCATTAAATTTAGTAGCCTCTAGTTATGCACGTGCTAACTTAAAAGAAGGTGACGAAATCGTCATTACTTATATGGAGCACCATAGTAACATCATTCCTTGGCAACAAGTGGCAAGAGCTACAGGATCTACTTTAAAATATTTGCCGCTTCAGCAAGATGGAACAATTACGATCCAAGATGCAGAAGCAACGATTACAGAAAACACAAAAATCGTATCCATTATGCAAGTATCAAATGTTCTTGGAACAATCAATCCGATAAAAGAGATTACAGAAATTGCTCATCGTAAAGGTGCCATTATGGTTGTCGACGGTGCGCAAAGTACTCCTCATATGAAGGTAGATGTTCAAGACTTAGATTGCGACTTCTTCGCACTTTCTGGTCATAAAATGGGTGCTCCTACTGGTATTGGTGCACTTTATGGAAAGAAAAGCTTGCTAGATAAAATGGAGCCAATCGAATTCGGTGGCGAAATGATTGACTTTGTAGGTTTACAAGAGTCAACATGGAAAGAGCTACCGTGGAAATTCGAAGGTGGTACTCCTATTATCGCTGGAGCAATTGGGCTTGGAGCAGCAATTGACTTTCTACAAGAAGTAGGTTTAGAAAATATTGCAGCACATGAACATAAACTTGCTCACTACGCAATGGAGCGTATGTCTGAAATTGAAGGCATTACCATTTTCGGACCTAAAGAAAGAGCAGGACTTGTAACATTTAATATAGAAGATGTACATCCTCACGATGTCGCAACTGTTTTAGATGCAGAAGGGATTGCTGTAAGAGCAGGTCACCACTGTGCACAACCATTGATGAAATGGTTGAACGTATCTTCTACTGCACGTGCAAGCTTCTACTTGTACAACACAGAGGAAGAAATCGACAAACTTGTTGCAGGACTAGTGAAAACGAAGGAGTATTTCAGCGATGTCTTTTAA
- the sufU gene encoding Fe-S cluster assembly sulfur transfer protein SufU has product MSFNNLDTLYRQVIMDHYKNPRNKGSLEEDSVTIEMNNPTCGDRIHLTLKIEEGKVVDAKFDGDGCSISMSSASMMTQAIKGLEVEKALQLSKIFYDMMLGKEYDEDELDLGDIEALSGVSKFPARIKCATLAWKAMEKGVSSEQDE; this is encoded by the coding sequence ATGTCTTTTAATAACTTAGATACTCTATACCGACAAGTAATTATGGATCATTATAAAAATCCACGTAATAAAGGTTCCTTAGAAGAAGATAGCGTAACAATCGAAATGAACAACCCAACATGTGGTGATAGAATTCATTTAACGCTGAAGATTGAAGAGGGAAAAGTTGTCGATGCAAAATTCGACGGCGATGGATGTTCCATCTCTATGTCTTCTGCTTCTATGATGACTCAAGCTATTAAAGGGTTAGAAGTAGAGAAAGCATTACAGCTATCCAAAATCTTCTATGACATGATGCTTGGAAAAGAGTATGATGAAGATGAATTAGACCTTGGTGATATTGAAGCATTATCAGGTGTTTCAAAATTCCCAGCTCGTATAAAATGTGCAACGCTCGCTTGGAAGGCAATGGAAAAAGGTGTTTCTAGCGAACAAGATGAATAA
- the sufB gene encoding Fe-S cluster assembly protein SufB, with protein MAKKMPEIGDYKYGFKDKDVSIFRSGLGLTKEIVEEISRMKSEPQWMLDFRLKSLEQFYNMPMPQWGGDLSNLNFDEITYYVKPSERSERSWDEVPEEIKQTFDKLGIPEAEQKYLAGVSAQYESEVVYHNMQTDLEDLGVVFKDTDTALKENEDIFREHFAKVIPPTDNKFSALNSAVWSGGSFIYVPKGVKVDTPLQAYFRINSENMGQFERTLIIVDEGAHVHYVEGCTAPVYTTNSLHSAVVEIIIKKDAYCRYTTIQNWANNVYNLVTKRAVCEANATMEWIDGNIGSKLTMKYPAVILKGEGARGMTLSIALAGKGQHQDAGAKMIHLAPNTSSTIISKSISKQGGKVTYRGIVHFGKKASGSRSNIECDTLIMDNQSTSDTIPYNEVFTDNISLEHEAKVSKVSEEQLFYLMSRGLSEEEATEMIVMGFIEPFTKELPMEYAVEMNRLIKFEMEGSIG; from the coding sequence ATGGCTAAAAAAATGCCTGAAATCGGCGATTATAAATATGGCTTTAAAGACAAAGACGTGTCGATTTTCCGTTCTGGTCTTGGATTAACGAAAGAAATCGTTGAAGAAATCTCTCGTATGAAAAGCGAGCCTCAATGGATGTTAGACTTCCGTTTAAAATCTTTAGAGCAGTTCTATAACATGCCAATGCCTCAATGGGGTGGCGACTTAAGCAACTTAAACTTTGACGAAATTACGTATTACGTAAAGCCTTCTGAAAGGTCTGAGCGTTCTTGGGATGAAGTACCAGAAGAAATCAAGCAAACGTTTGATAAATTAGGTATTCCTGAAGCAGAACAAAAATATCTTGCAGGTGTTTCTGCTCAGTATGAATCTGAGGTTGTATACCACAACATGCAAACAGATTTAGAAGATCTTGGTGTAGTATTTAAAGATACAGACACAGCGTTAAAAGAAAATGAAGATATCTTCCGCGAGCACTTTGCGAAAGTTATCCCTCCAACAGACAACAAATTCTCTGCATTAAACTCGGCAGTATGGTCTGGTGGATCTTTCATCTACGTACCAAAAGGCGTAAAAGTGGACACTCCACTTCAAGCGTACTTCCGAATTAACTCTGAAAACATGGGCCAATTCGAGCGTACACTAATCATCGTAGACGAAGGCGCACACGTACACTATGTAGAAGGTTGTACAGCACCTGTTTACACAACCAACTCACTTCACAGTGCAGTAGTTGAAATCATCATTAAAAAAGACGCATATTGCCGTTATACAACAATCCAAAACTGGGCAAATAACGTTTACAACCTAGTTACTAAGCGTGCTGTTTGTGAAGCAAACGCAACAATGGAATGGATTGACGGTAACATCGGTTCTAAATTAACGATGAAATACCCAGCAGTAATCCTTAAAGGTGAAGGTGCTCGTGGTATGACACTTTCTATTGCATTAGCTGGTAAAGGTCAGCACCAAGACGCTGGAGCAAAAATGATTCATTTAGCGCCAAACACGTCTTCTACTATCATTTCTAAATCTATCTCTAAACAAGGTGGAAAAGTTACGTACCGTGGAATTGTACACTTTGGTAAAAAAGCTAGCGGATCTCGCTCCAACATCGAGTGTGACACGTTAATTATGGATAATCAGTCTACATCTGATACAATCCCTTACAACGAAGTGTTCACAGACAACATCTCTTTAGAGCACGAAGCGAAAGTTTCGAAAGTATCAGAAGAGCAGTTATTCTACCTAATGAGCCGTGGCTTATCAGAAGAAGAAGCAACTGAAATGATCGTAATGGGCTTCATCGAGCCATTCACAAAAGAACTTCCAATGGAATACGCAGTAGAAATGAACCGTCTAATCAAGTTCGAGATGGAAGGTTCTATTGGATAA